The Streptomyces nitrosporeus genome includes a window with the following:
- a CDS encoding type I-E CRISPR-associated protein Cse1/CasA has protein sequence MPVISSEGVAADLSLVEVLRWSEKLSSLFCPTPGEGVALVEYLLGICFAAGVFPSSSEEWRAWVAEEQSLEGAVAWLADQPADQWDLFHPKHPLGQNSRLWPQFDEDCTGPAQLVIERAGDYCQFFDHHHLEHSAPLPAAEAFRAMLTQHVYGLSGRARLSGKRLGPKLTNLSAGRLQGRIRVVVQGRTVGDTLRLNLYPPAGGEAGHFNRSWTTGGNPRREFTTKPPGRPTSGPADLHSCLGRSVLLRPVPADEGEPVFVDRVLIGAGELISLDPDRDLEDAVLGKKALNGHRKPLWPSPTRALWRDAHALYSAATTETTGLFGRLRDLWLREFAFPEGGDGPPCTLQAVGLIADKTLAATWTEGRFPYAPSMGEALCEASRDGSVIADHLARALERAAYVAWKVMYPNPKPADRAAQMARFDARREFWPAAEEPFLRLLSVTAGGADVPAALRDYAGEVRSNAEDFLRQRLDALPRNEQGLIARSRAEERFRADMADVKAPAALRKETQ, from the coding sequence GTGCCCGTCATCTCCTCCGAGGGTGTGGCCGCCGACCTGTCCCTGGTGGAAGTCCTGCGCTGGTCGGAGAAGCTGAGTTCTCTTTTCTGCCCGACACCCGGCGAAGGCGTGGCTCTCGTCGAGTACCTGCTGGGTATCTGCTTCGCGGCCGGCGTTTTCCCCTCCTCCTCCGAGGAGTGGCGTGCCTGGGTCGCCGAGGAGCAGTCGCTCGAAGGGGCCGTGGCATGGCTGGCCGATCAGCCGGCCGACCAGTGGGATCTGTTCCACCCCAAGCACCCCCTCGGGCAGAACAGCAGATTGTGGCCCCAGTTCGACGAGGACTGCACCGGACCGGCGCAACTCGTCATCGAGAGGGCCGGTGACTACTGCCAGTTCTTCGATCACCACCACCTCGAACACTCCGCCCCGCTCCCGGCCGCCGAAGCCTTCCGCGCCATGCTGACCCAGCATGTCTACGGGCTGTCCGGCCGCGCCCGGCTGTCCGGCAAGAGGCTCGGCCCCAAGCTGACCAACCTCTCCGCGGGACGCCTCCAGGGCCGGATCAGGGTCGTGGTCCAAGGACGTACCGTCGGGGACACCCTGCGGCTGAACCTCTATCCACCGGCCGGGGGAGAGGCCGGGCACTTCAACCGCTCGTGGACCACCGGCGGGAACCCGCGCCGTGAGTTCACCACGAAACCGCCCGGCCGCCCCACGTCCGGCCCCGCCGACCTGCACAGCTGCCTCGGCCGCTCCGTGCTGTTGCGCCCGGTGCCGGCGGATGAGGGCGAGCCCGTCTTCGTCGACCGCGTGCTGATCGGGGCCGGGGAACTCATCAGCCTCGACCCGGACCGCGACCTGGAGGACGCCGTCCTGGGGAAGAAGGCTCTGAACGGCCACAGGAAGCCGCTCTGGCCCTCACCCACCCGCGCCCTGTGGCGTGACGCGCACGCGCTCTACAGTGCGGCGACCACGGAGACGACAGGCCTGTTCGGGCGGCTGCGGGACCTCTGGCTGCGGGAATTCGCCTTCCCGGAGGGTGGAGACGGCCCGCCCTGCACGCTCCAGGCCGTCGGGCTCATCGCCGACAAGACGCTCGCGGCCACCTGGACGGAGGGCCGGTTCCCCTACGCCCCGAGCATGGGAGAAGCCCTGTGCGAGGCGTCACGAGACGGCTCGGTCATCGCCGACCACCTGGCACGGGCCCTGGAACGTGCCGCCTACGTGGCTTGGAAGGTGATGTACCCCAACCCGAAACCCGCCGACAGGGCCGCACAGATGGCCCGTTTCGACGCCCGGCGGGAGTTCTGGCCCGCAGCGGAGGAACCCTTCCTCCGTCTGCTCAGCGTGACGGCCGGCGGGGCGGACGTACCGGCCGCCCTGAGGGACTACGCCGGTGAAGTCCGCTCCAACGCCGAGGACTTCCTCAGACAGAGGCTCGACGCCCTTCCCCGCAACGAGCAGGGATTGATCGCCCGTTCCCGTGCCGAGGAACGATTCCGGGCGGACATGGCCGACGTGAAGGCCCCCGCCGCACTCCGGAAGGAGACACAGTGA
- the casB gene encoding type I-E CRISPR-associated protein Cse2/CasB: MTTRQPWPAPDGGGEALTNWLVSLVRNHDYGKLAELRRTGQTEAHIQAGWSAPGDEHREIYEKVAFLFGVYHQGAPRPSYGRGSLGAAARRIGDGAGRGPDNPGAQRLISRVVSSRGIPWRHLQHAVTRLRACEQPPPSWTELTEDLTRWHDRSARIAYWWTVDFHEPPGRSRSGTHTQPTRKDTST; the protein is encoded by the coding sequence GTGACGACCCGACAGCCCTGGCCCGCACCGGACGGCGGCGGCGAGGCCCTCACGAACTGGCTCGTGAGCCTCGTGCGCAACCACGATTACGGGAAGCTCGCCGAGCTGCGCCGCACCGGACAGACCGAGGCCCACATCCAGGCCGGATGGTCCGCCCCGGGCGACGAACACCGGGAGATCTACGAGAAGGTCGCGTTCCTCTTCGGCGTCTACCACCAGGGAGCGCCCCGGCCCTCGTACGGCAGGGGCAGCCTCGGCGCCGCCGCCCGGAGGATCGGGGACGGTGCGGGGCGCGGCCCCGACAACCCCGGCGCGCAGCGGCTGATCTCCCGGGTGGTGTCGAGCCGGGGCATCCCCTGGCGCCACCTCCAGCACGCAGTCACCCGCCTGCGGGCCTGTGAACAGCCGCCGCCCTCCTGGACCGAGCTCACCGAAGACCTGACGCGGTGGCACGACCGCAGCGCGCGGATCGCCTACTGGTGGACGGTGGACTTCCACGAGCCGCCCGGACGGAGCCGCAGCGGAACGCACACACAGCCGACACGGAAGGACACGAGTACGTGA
- a CDS encoding type I-E CRISPR-associated protein Cas7/Cse4/CasC, which produces MLETLVAVLPVRDENGSPKSLVYGGVERHMITSQARRRAERVHARNRANAGVGALAGRSTGLRTREWALITAKSLEDDHGWGREEAVATARAVIEAVGLKFGDPAKKTVAHLTKVLLFAPSDTGTRIAAHIDEHAQELRDWRDGYIRIQEETRKKTARKGGRKTVPDTESVQEGAEGAAEASPPPLPKRHRDAVLSAIAPRDAIDIALYGRFLAEIADSPNVDGAVQSSHAFTVQQAEQVDDFYAAADDAKLHRKRNALDFLDSADDAGAGMTGYQSLISGTFYRHAVLDRTQLYANLRAAGMAEEEAARTVVDAEKEFVNAFVEAFPEAKKNSTASTGSLPALVLAFEGERPYNYAAAFQLPVDESPVSAGGEGPAGPAAVRRLLEHHAFVSARRPDLKSARVLTYDPRIDAVLREFEVASSTCVKPVAAIEELTR; this is translated from the coding sequence GTGCTGGAGACATTGGTCGCGGTACTTCCTGTGCGCGACGAGAACGGCTCGCCCAAAAGCCTCGTCTATGGCGGCGTAGAACGTCATATGATCACAAGTCAGGCGCGTCGCCGGGCCGAACGTGTCCACGCGCGCAACCGGGCGAACGCGGGCGTCGGTGCCCTGGCAGGCCGGAGTACGGGCCTCCGTACGCGCGAATGGGCCCTCATCACCGCCAAGTCGCTGGAGGACGACCACGGCTGGGGCAGGGAAGAAGCCGTCGCCACCGCCCGTGCGGTCATCGAGGCCGTCGGCCTGAAGTTCGGTGACCCCGCGAAGAAGACCGTGGCCCACCTGACCAAGGTGCTGCTCTTCGCCCCGTCCGACACCGGGACCCGGATCGCCGCTCACATCGACGAGCACGCGCAGGAACTGCGGGACTGGCGGGACGGCTACATCCGGATCCAGGAGGAGACCAGGAAGAAGACGGCCCGCAAGGGCGGCCGGAAGACCGTCCCGGACACGGAGTCCGTCCAGGAGGGAGCGGAGGGAGCAGCCGAGGCGTCACCGCCGCCGCTGCCCAAACGGCACCGTGACGCGGTGCTGTCCGCCATCGCACCGCGCGACGCCATCGACATCGCGCTCTACGGCCGCTTCCTCGCGGAGATCGCGGACTCGCCGAACGTGGACGGTGCTGTGCAGAGCAGCCACGCCTTCACCGTCCAGCAGGCGGAGCAGGTGGACGATTTCTACGCCGCGGCGGACGACGCCAAACTGCACCGCAAACGGAACGCCCTGGACTTCCTCGACTCCGCGGACGACGCCGGAGCCGGTATGACCGGCTACCAGTCGCTCATCTCCGGTACCTTCTACCGGCACGCCGTCCTGGACCGCACCCAGCTGTACGCCAATCTCCGCGCGGCCGGGATGGCCGAGGAGGAGGCGGCGCGCACGGTGGTCGATGCCGAGAAGGAGTTCGTCAACGCCTTCGTCGAAGCCTTCCCCGAGGCGAAGAAGAACTCGACGGCCTCCACCGGCTCGCTGCCCGCGCTGGTTCTCGCCTTCGAGGGCGAGCGTCCCTACAACTACGCCGCCGCCTTCCAGCTCCCGGTCGACGAAAGCCCGGTCAGCGCGGGCGGGGAGGGGCCCGCCGGCCCCGCGGCCGTCCGCAGGCTGCTGGAACACCACGCCTTCGTCAGCGCCCGCCGCCCTGACCTGAAGTCCGCCCGGGTGCTGACCTACGACCCGCGGATCGACGCCGTACTCAGGGAGTTCGAGGTCGCGAGCAGTACCTGCGTGAAGCCGGTGGCGGCGATCGAGGAGCTGACGCGGTGA
- the cas5e gene encoding type I-E CRISPR-associated protein Cas5/CasD: MSHVLLIRLAAPLQSWGLAGRFWQRDTHSRPTKSGVIGLCAAALGLPREPPADGPGEDPLAELAPLLFGVRADHPGKPVRDYHTVGAGRYPLRPRDLVTDHRRAAAAAAKVDTGTGETFGHHELADWYGAPKRITADPLSGTLVSAEIRRNALVSERWYLADAAFLVGLQHTDQALLERIAHALEHPKRLLWLGRKSCPPSGQLDLGVHPGTLAEVFASKALLPRLPEESPRTRGGRPWAWIESRLPVPGTGPVMDQPVGFHATGPEHAPRWETRTRVTIDPHARDWNIIL, encoded by the coding sequence GTGAGCCACGTGCTGCTCATCCGGCTGGCCGCCCCCCTCCAGTCCTGGGGGCTGGCCGGCCGTTTCTGGCAGCGCGACACGCACAGCAGGCCCACCAAGTCAGGTGTGATCGGACTGTGCGCCGCCGCGCTCGGCCTGCCGCGCGAACCACCGGCGGACGGTCCCGGAGAGGACCCGCTGGCCGAACTGGCCCCACTGCTCTTCGGCGTACGGGCCGACCACCCCGGAAAGCCGGTGCGTGACTACCACACCGTGGGCGCGGGCCGGTATCCGCTGCGCCCGCGCGACCTCGTCACCGACCACCGGCGCGCCGCGGCGGCGGCCGCGAAGGTGGACACGGGCACCGGGGAGACCTTTGGCCACCACGAACTCGCCGACTGGTACGGGGCGCCGAAGAGGATCACCGCAGACCCGCTCTCCGGCACACTCGTCTCCGCCGAGATACGCAGGAACGCGCTGGTCAGCGAACGCTGGTACCTGGCCGACGCGGCGTTCCTGGTGGGTCTGCAGCACACCGACCAGGCTCTGCTGGAGCGGATCGCCCATGCCCTGGAGCACCCGAAGCGCCTCCTGTGGCTCGGACGGAAATCCTGCCCGCCCTCCGGGCAACTGGACCTCGGCGTACACCCCGGCACCCTTGCCGAGGTGTTCGCGTCCAAGGCACTGCTGCCCCGGCTGCCGGAGGAGTCACCCCGCACGCGAGGCGGCCGGCCCTGGGCGTGGATCGAGAGCCGTCTCCCGGTACCCGGCACCGGCCCGGTCATGGACCAGCCGGTGGGCTTCCACGCCACGGGACCCGAGCACGCTCCACGCTGGGAGACCAGGACCCGTGTCACCATCGACCCGCACGCCCGCGATTGGAACATCATCCTGTGA
- a CDS encoding type I-E CRISPR-associated protein Cas6/Cse3/CasE yields MTAPRATAARFVATQTLLTLDARHPYVAKSLIDAQDMHRNVMSGFRGWVDDGSRDARAQMGVLSAWTLDLREARLSLVVQSRVPGDWNLLPRAALVEEPETLTLDRTFGVGDVVDFRTVVNPVYSRPPAPGATERTRGQRVAHTRPDHVKAWFVRRLQPPHEAVGSPGGPARLGADAHADDLAVRMLPRISSPASHKGLRLVRAEIRGKLTVTAPDTFVDVLTNGLGHGRAYGCGLLLVR; encoded by the coding sequence GTGACAGCGCCCCGTGCCACGGCTGCCAGGTTCGTCGCCACACAGACCCTGCTGACCCTCGACGCCAGACACCCTTACGTCGCCAAGTCGCTGATCGACGCCCAGGACATGCACCGGAACGTGATGAGCGGTTTCCGGGGCTGGGTCGACGACGGCAGCCGAGACGCCCGTGCCCAGATGGGCGTGCTGTCCGCCTGGACCCTCGACCTGCGCGAGGCCCGCCTCTCACTCGTCGTGCAGTCACGGGTGCCCGGCGACTGGAACCTTCTTCCCAGGGCGGCCTTGGTGGAGGAGCCCGAGACCCTGACCCTCGACCGCACCTTCGGCGTGGGGGACGTCGTCGACTTCCGTACGGTCGTCAACCCCGTGTACAGCCGTCCACCCGCACCGGGCGCCACGGAGAGGACCCGAGGCCAACGGGTCGCCCACACGCGGCCCGACCATGTGAAGGCGTGGTTCGTCCGGCGCCTCCAGCCACCGCATGAAGCCGTCGGCTCCCCCGGCGGCCCGGCCCGCCTGGGCGCCGACGCCCACGCCGACGACCTGGCCGTCCGGATGCTTCCCCGGATCTCCAGCCCCGCCTCGCACAAAGGGCTCCGTCTCGTCCGGGCGGAGATCCGGGGCAAGCTGACCGTGACAGCCCCGGACACCTTCGTCGACGTCCTCACCAACGGTCTCGGGCAC